From a region of the Zingiber officinale cultivar Zhangliang chromosome 4B, Zo_v1.1, whole genome shotgun sequence genome:
- the LOC121974721 gene encoding protein SOSEKI 3-like isoform X2 — translation MDARMRRYAPQVSPDRTRVWAEPPPKHHFQAQERQQRGKIPVVYYLCRNRHLEHPHFIEVPLCSPEGLYLKDVIERLNVLRGKGMAAMYSWSCKRGYKNGFVWHDLSEDDLILPAQGNEYVLKGSELMDQTPPERNNHGMGNAKIQNLKQPPQDPSPSSYKVQEASCSPSSVGLVTKDTKFPPPSPKYSSPPPAMQDAELFPSTHRLTSSGNFSPEPGGQSAPRSAVGSPNPDEYKICNAVVGSQDASTQTEGGDVQRTKNKLQNVSVSFSDGSPHNGYNESQNEQTLRFKLEPEIAIVGRSPATTISSDISSGRMNTLESLIRDEVNRRNNLSVLEGEEDFHLNGPKFKTTSMLMHLITCGSTTVKNHYGFGFVPTYRPRITNMNFTSPLSTNSLVMGEINCLAESQREIGKGLKLNESFGRSMIETKYNEEIGGLPRIKQSSSIDEDRLTSGARVIIQSGSRSDNSEGSSD, via the exons ATGGACGCCAGGATGAGGAGGTACGCGCCGCAGGTCAGCCCGGACCGGACCAGAGTGTGGGCGGAGCCGCCGCCGAAGCACCACTTCCAAGCGCAGGAGCGCCAGCAAAGGGGGAAGATTCCGGTTGTCTATTACCTCTGCCGTAATCGACACCTCGAGCACCCTCACTTCATTGAAGTCCCCCTTTGCTCCCCCGAGGGACTCTACCTAAAAG ATGTGATCGAGAGGCTTAATGTGCTGAGGGGGAAAGGGATGGCCGCCATGTATTCGTGGTCTTGCAAGAG GGGCTACAAGAATGGCTTCGTGTGGCATGATCTCTCCGAGGACGATCTGATTCTGCCGGCACAGGGAAATGAGTATGTGCTCAAGGGTTCCGAGCTGATGGATCAAACCCCTCCAG AACGGAACAATCATGGAATGGGCAATGCTAAAATTCAGAATCTGAAGCAACCCCCTCAGGATCCATCACCAAGCAGTTATAAGGTCCAAGAAGCTTCTTGTTCTCCATCTTCAGTCGGGTTGGTAACTAAGGACACAAAGTTTCCCCCACCATCACCTAAATATTCATCACCTCCTCCTGCTATGCAAGATGCTGAACTATTCCCTTCAACCCATCGATTGACTTCCTCGGGGAACTTTTCGCCAGAGCCTGGTGGTCAAAGTGCCCCACGTTCAGCTGTGGGCTCTCCGAACCCGGACGAGTACAAAATCTGCAATGCTGTGGTTGGATCTCAGGATGCTTCAACCCAAACTGAGGGTGGAGATGTACAAAGAACCAAAAATAAACTGCAAAATGTTAGTGTCTCTTTCAGTGATGGTTCTCCACATAATGGCTACAATGAGAGCCAAAATGAGCAGACTCTACGTTTTAAGTTGGAACCTGAGATTGCTATAGTTGGGAGATCACCAGCAACAACAATTTCAAGTGATATTTCTTCTGGGAGGATGAATACGTTAGAATCCTTGATACGAGATGAAGTGAACAGGAGGAATAATCTTAGTGTTCTGGAAGGCGAGGAAGATTTCCACCTGAATGGACCGAAATTTAAAACCACAAGTATGCTTATGCACCTAATCACTTGTGGGTCAACCACTGTTAAAAACCACTATGGCTTTGGATTTGTGCCAACTTATAGACCAAGGATCACCAATATGAACTTCACCTCGCCATTGTCTACCAATTCACTTGTTATGGGTGAGATAAACTGCCTTGCAGAGAGCCAAAGAGAAATAGGGAAGGGGCTAAAGCTGAACGAAAGTTTTGGAAGGAGCATGATTGAAACAAAGTACAATGAAGAAATTGGCGGACTTCCTCGTATAAAACAATCTTCATCTATCGATGAGGACAG GCTTACTTCAGGAGCTCGAGTTATCATCCAATCTGGATCTCGGAGTGACAATAGTGAAGGTAGTTCTGATTGA
- the LOC121974721 gene encoding protein SOSEKI 3-like isoform X1 codes for MDARMRRYAPQVSPDRTRVWAEPPPKHHFQAQERQQRGKIPVVYYLCRNRHLEHPHFIEVPLCSPEGLYLKDVIERLNVLRGKGMAAMYSWSCKRGYKNGFVWHDLSEDDLILPAQGNEYVLKGSELMDQTPPERNNHGMGNAKIQNLKQPPQDPSPSSYKVQEASCSPSSVGLVTKDTKFPPPSPKYSSPPPAMQDAELFPSTHRLTSSGNFSPEPGGQSAPRSAVGSPNPDEYKICNAVVGSQDASTQTEGGDVQRTKNKLQNVSVSFSDGSPHNGYNESQNEQTLRFKLEPEIAIVGRSPATTISSDISSGRMNTLESLIRDEVNRRNNLSVLEGEEDFHLNGPKFKTTSMLMHLITCGSTTVKNHYGFGFVPTYRPRITNMNFTSPLSTNSLVMGEINCLAESQREIGKGLKLNESFGRSMIETKYNEEIGGLPRIKQSSSIDEDRILDVPYNSRRDGKKAVDLSESKFLLRTIKLATSKHSRNDQNESAVSPVLDTRMSPAMPAICKSSPLNSSNGGSKRIIESSSINGTSARLESFRNRTPCQETVIQIEERLTSGARVIIQSGSRSDNSEGSSD; via the exons ATGGACGCCAGGATGAGGAGGTACGCGCCGCAGGTCAGCCCGGACCGGACCAGAGTGTGGGCGGAGCCGCCGCCGAAGCACCACTTCCAAGCGCAGGAGCGCCAGCAAAGGGGGAAGATTCCGGTTGTCTATTACCTCTGCCGTAATCGACACCTCGAGCACCCTCACTTCATTGAAGTCCCCCTTTGCTCCCCCGAGGGACTCTACCTAAAAG ATGTGATCGAGAGGCTTAATGTGCTGAGGGGGAAAGGGATGGCCGCCATGTATTCGTGGTCTTGCAAGAG GGGCTACAAGAATGGCTTCGTGTGGCATGATCTCTCCGAGGACGATCTGATTCTGCCGGCACAGGGAAATGAGTATGTGCTCAAGGGTTCCGAGCTGATGGATCAAACCCCTCCAG AACGGAACAATCATGGAATGGGCAATGCTAAAATTCAGAATCTGAAGCAACCCCCTCAGGATCCATCACCAAGCAGTTATAAGGTCCAAGAAGCTTCTTGTTCTCCATCTTCAGTCGGGTTGGTAACTAAGGACACAAAGTTTCCCCCACCATCACCTAAATATTCATCACCTCCTCCTGCTATGCAAGATGCTGAACTATTCCCTTCAACCCATCGATTGACTTCCTCGGGGAACTTTTCGCCAGAGCCTGGTGGTCAAAGTGCCCCACGTTCAGCTGTGGGCTCTCCGAACCCGGACGAGTACAAAATCTGCAATGCTGTGGTTGGATCTCAGGATGCTTCAACCCAAACTGAGGGTGGAGATGTACAAAGAACCAAAAATAAACTGCAAAATGTTAGTGTCTCTTTCAGTGATGGTTCTCCACATAATGGCTACAATGAGAGCCAAAATGAGCAGACTCTACGTTTTAAGTTGGAACCTGAGATTGCTATAGTTGGGAGATCACCAGCAACAACAATTTCAAGTGATATTTCTTCTGGGAGGATGAATACGTTAGAATCCTTGATACGAGATGAAGTGAACAGGAGGAATAATCTTAGTGTTCTGGAAGGCGAGGAAGATTTCCACCTGAATGGACCGAAATTTAAAACCACAAGTATGCTTATGCACCTAATCACTTGTGGGTCAACCACTGTTAAAAACCACTATGGCTTTGGATTTGTGCCAACTTATAGACCAAGGATCACCAATATGAACTTCACCTCGCCATTGTCTACCAATTCACTTGTTATGGGTGAGATAAACTGCCTTGCAGAGAGCCAAAGAGAAATAGGGAAGGGGCTAAAGCTGAACGAAAGTTTTGGAAGGAGCATGATTGAAACAAAGTACAATGAAGAAATTGGCGGACTTCCTCGTATAAAACAATCTTCATCTATCGATGAGGACAG AATTCTTGACGTGCCTTATAATTCCAGAAGAGATGGCAAAAAGGCTGTCGATTTATCTGAGTCTAAGTTTCTCCTTAGGACCATCAAACTTGCAACCTCCAAGCATTCAAGGAACGATCAGAATGAATCAGCGGTGAGCCCAGTTTTAGATACAAGGATGTCTCCTGCCATGCCAGCTATTTGCAAATCCTCACCACTCAATTCATCAAACGGGGGAAGCAAACGAATTATAGAGAGTTCCTCAATAAATGGAACATCTGCTAGGTTAGAGTCTTTTAGAAACAGGACTCCTTGTCAAGAAACAGTGATTCAAATTGAAGAAAG GCTTACTTCAGGAGCTCGAGTTATCATCCAATCTGGATCTCGGAGTGACAATAGTGAAGGTAGTTCTGATTGA
- the LOC121974722 gene encoding superoxide dismutase [Cu-Zn], chloroplastic-like isoform X2, producing the protein MAAQYQTLSLSSSSCARPLHAAFLARPLGLSLSTSSLAPGAAAVRRLVVVAAVKKAVAVLKGTSNVEGVVTLVQENDGPTIVNVRVTGLTPGLHGFHLHEYGDTTNGCISTGAHFNPNKMTHGAPEDEIRHAGDLGNIVADFEGVAEATIVDKQIPLSGPNSVVGRAFVVHELEDDLGKGGHELSLTTGNAGGRLACGVVGLTLLESLLETLS; encoded by the exons ATGGCAGCGCAATACCAAACCCTCagtctctcttcttcctcctgtgCTCGCCCTTTACACGCCGCCTTCCTCGCCCGGCCGCTCGGCCTCTCCCTTTCGACCTCCTCGCTCGCCCCCGGAGCTGCCGCTGTTAGGCGCCTCGTGGTCGTCGCTGCAGTCAAGAAGGCCGTCGCCGTCCTCAAGGGTACCTCCAACGTAGAGGGGGTCGTCACCCTCGTCCAGGAAAATGATG GTCCTACAATTGTGAATGTTCGTGTCACTGGACTCACTCCTGGACTTCATGGTTTTCATCTT CATGAGTATGGTGATACAACTAATGGTTGCATATCAACAG GGGCTCATTTCAACCCTAACAAAATGACACACGGTGCTCCTGAAGATGAAATACGTCATGCAGGTGACCTAGGAAATATTGTTGCTGACTTTGAAG GTGTGGCTGAGGCTACAATTGTGGATAAGCAG ATACCATTATCTGGCCCGAATTCTGTAGTTGGCCGTGCCTTCGTGGTCCATGAACTTGAGGATGATCTTGGTAAAG gTGGTCATGAACTTAGCCTGACCACTGGAAATGCTGGAGGAAGATTGGCATGCG GTGTTGTTGGTTTGACTCTACTGGAGTCATTACTTGAGACGCTTTCTTAG
- the LOC121974722 gene encoding superoxide dismutase [Cu-Zn], chloroplastic-like isoform X3 — translation MAAQYQTLSLSSSSCARPLHAAFLARPLGLSLSTSSLAPGAAAVRRLVVVAAVKKAVAVLKGTSNVEGVVTLVQENDGPTIVNVRVTGLTPGLHGFHLHEYGDTTNGCISTGAHFNPNKMTHGAPEDEIRHAGDLGNIVADFEGVAEATIVDKQLAVPSWSMNLRMILVKVVMNLA, via the exons ATGGCAGCGCAATACCAAACCCTCagtctctcttcttcctcctgtgCTCGCCCTTTACACGCCGCCTTCCTCGCCCGGCCGCTCGGCCTCTCCCTTTCGACCTCCTCGCTCGCCCCCGGAGCTGCCGCTGTTAGGCGCCTCGTGGTCGTCGCTGCAGTCAAGAAGGCCGTCGCCGTCCTCAAGGGTACCTCCAACGTAGAGGGGGTCGTCACCCTCGTCCAGGAAAATGATG GTCCTACAATTGTGAATGTTCGTGTCACTGGACTCACTCCTGGACTTCATGGTTTTCATCTT CATGAGTATGGTGATACAACTAATGGTTGCATATCAACAG GGGCTCATTTCAACCCTAACAAAATGACACACGGTGCTCCTGAAGATGAAATACGTCATGCAGGTGACCTAGGAAATATTGTTGCTGACTTTGAAG GTGTGGCTGAGGCTACAATTGTGGATAAGCAG TTGGCCGTGCCTTCGTGGTCCATGAACTTGAGGATGATCTTGGTAAAG gTGGTCATGAACTTAGCCTGA
- the LOC121974722 gene encoding superoxide dismutase [Cu-Zn], chloroplastic-like isoform X1 yields MAAQYQTLSLSSSSCARPLHAAFLARPLGLSLSTSSLAPGAAAVRRLVVVAAVKKAVAVLKGTSNVEGVVTLVQENDGPTIVNVRVTGLTPGLHGFHLHEYGDTTNGCISTGAHFNPNKMTHGAPEDEIRHAGDLGNIVADFEGVAEATIVDKQIPLSGPNSVVGRAFVVHELEDDLGKGGHELSLTTGNAGGRLACGMWIGNESGRRDGKELR; encoded by the exons ATGGCAGCGCAATACCAAACCCTCagtctctcttcttcctcctgtgCTCGCCCTTTACACGCCGCCTTCCTCGCCCGGCCGCTCGGCCTCTCCCTTTCGACCTCCTCGCTCGCCCCCGGAGCTGCCGCTGTTAGGCGCCTCGTGGTCGTCGCTGCAGTCAAGAAGGCCGTCGCCGTCCTCAAGGGTACCTCCAACGTAGAGGGGGTCGTCACCCTCGTCCAGGAAAATGATG GTCCTACAATTGTGAATGTTCGTGTCACTGGACTCACTCCTGGACTTCATGGTTTTCATCTT CATGAGTATGGTGATACAACTAATGGTTGCATATCAACAG GGGCTCATTTCAACCCTAACAAAATGACACACGGTGCTCCTGAAGATGAAATACGTCATGCAGGTGACCTAGGAAATATTGTTGCTGACTTTGAAG GTGTGGCTGAGGCTACAATTGTGGATAAGCAG ATACCATTATCTGGCCCGAATTCTGTAGTTGGCCGTGCCTTCGTGGTCCATGAACTTGAGGATGATCTTGGTAAAG gTGGTCATGAACTTAGCCTGACCACTGGAAATGCTGGAGGAAGATTGGCATGCG GCATGTGGATTGGAAATGAATCCGGTCGACGAGATGGAAAGGAATTGCGTTGA
- the LOC121974723 gene encoding NAC domain-containing protein 53-like yields MNADVASSSDLPPQPPPPVAPCLAPGFRFHPTDDELVSYYLKRKVRGLPLRVDAVAEVDLYRCEPWELPGLSRIRSRDKEWYFFSSLGRKYSNQSRTNRATPQGYWKTTGKDRPVLRGTHMIGMKKTLVFHAGRAPRGTRTNWVMHEYRLDDVDLIKTGISQDAYVICRIFEKSGSGPMNGAQYGAPFLEEEWEEEADGVVLLPDSGDYVATEQEYFELSDFMQSEDSKNQQENASDFTADLDRKECGSLAEDATNFPDEIIEDDNFTNLVDEPKQQSVAAVAHEMEKQLPADDCIHNQDNPNIKEEYVELGDTINATNLSYQEYDNYPMKTCHAQDMHVIHENINLRKMLEVEEYFDFINEDTEQPEQQQIFQPEDNIYVQPNNLNFVYDGSLSSQDKMALCNAPSDDLFLHENTEINGLLYSPTLGPSDFEMVDDLLAFFDATNDTGSQSISPPDTFDFVEEVGCSTSRAATMVPHTTIIDGASSSGSSGVHVESGDAYKEIVIKPKPDDPTEEPNNKTAKKHLMSVLGVISPQAPFSEWDSLPGKLSTAHSASPVHVTAGIIQIYGSTMTEDAANWSLQKDGRVHFILSYRVVDDMVSKTAGHDLTSKYQINPISMALRGGLYLTFVSWLILAIAYGVGMRYMAKKLVLYN; encoded by the exons ATGAACGCTGACGTCGCCTCTTCCTCCGATCTCCCGCCGCAGCCTCCGCCCCCTGTCGCGCCCTGCCTCGCCCCCGGCTTCCGTTTCCACCCCACCGACGACGAGCTCGTCTCCTACTACCTCAAGCGCAAGGTCCGCGGGCTGCCGCTCCGCGTCGATGCCGTCGCGGAGGTCGACCTCTACAGGTGCGAGCCCTGGGAGCTCCCGGGGCTCTCTCGGATCCGCAGCCGCGACAAGGAGTGGTACTTCTTCAGTTCCCTTGGCCGCAAGTATTCCAACCAATCGAGGACCAACCGCGCCACCCCTCAAGGGTACTGGAAGACCACCGGGAAGGATCGACCCGTCCTCCGCGGCACTCACATGATCGGCATGAAGAAGACGCTTGTTTTCCACGCCGGCCGGGCGCCCCGAGGCACCAGGACCAACTGGGTTATGCACGAGTACCGTCTCGATGACGTGGACTTGATCAAGACTGGAATTTCTCAG GACGCTTATGTTATTTGCAGGATCTTTGAAAAGAGTGGCTCCGGGCCAATGAACGGGGCTCAATATGGAGCACCGTTTCTTGAAGAAGAATGGGAAGAGGAGGCCGACGGTGTCGTTTTGTTGCCAGATAGTGGGGATTATGTAGCCACAGAACAGGAATATTTTGAGCTCAGCGATTTCATGCAG AGTGAAGATTCAAAGAATCAACAGGAGAATGCTTCCGACTTTACAGCAGATTTAGACAGGAAGGAGTGTGGTAGCCTTGCTGAAGATGCAACCAATTTCCCAGATGAAATAATTGAAGATGATAATTTTACCAACTTGGTTGATGAGCCTAAGCAGCAGAGTGTAGCTGCTGTTGCTCATGAAATGGAGAAGCAACTTCCTGCTGATGATTGTATTCATAACCAAGACAATCCAAATATCAAGGAAGAATATGTGGAGTTGGGTGATACAATAAATGCCACAAATCTTTCCTATCAGGAATATGATAATTATCCTATGAAGACTTGCCATGCACAGGACATGCATGTGATTCATGAGAATATCAATTTACGGAAAATGCTTGAAGTTGAGGAATACTTTGACTTTATCAATGAAGATACTGAGCAACCAGAACAACAACAAATATTCCAGCCGGAGGATAATATCTATGTTCAACCAAATAATTTGAATTTTGTATATGATGGTTCCCTTTCTAGTCAAGACAAAATGGCATTATGCAATGCACCTAGTGATGATCTTTTCCTGCATGAAAATACAGAAATCAATGGACTTCTCTACTCACCCACCTTGGGACCGTCTGATTTTGAGATGGTTGACGACTTATTAGCATTCTTTGATGCAACCAACGATACTGGTTCACAGAGCATCAGTCCACCAGACACATTTGACTTTGTTGAAGAG GTTGGTTGCTCAACTAGTAGGGCAGCAACTATGGTGCCACATACGACTATTATCGATGGAGCTTCATCCTCGGGTTCTTCTGGTGTTCATGTTGAGTCTGGGGATGCATATAAGGAAATCGTCATAAAGCCAAAACCAG ATGACCCTACCGAAGAACCTAACAACAAAACTGCAAAGAAGCATCTCATGAGCGTGCTAGGTGTAATTTCTCCACAGGCGCCATTTTCTGAGTGGGATTCTCTACCTGGAAAGCTGTCTACTGCTCATTCGGCTAGCCCGGTCCATGTCACAGCAGGCATTATCCAAATCTATGGTTCAACCATGACTGAAGATGCTGCCAACTGGTCCTTGCAGAAGGATGGGCGTGTGCATTTCATCCTTTCCTACAGAGTAGTTGATGATATGGTTTCAAAAACTGCAGGCCATGATCTTACATCAAAATACCAGATTAATCCGATTTCAATGGCACTCCGAGGTGGCCTTTACTTGACCTTCGTGTCATGGCTAATTCTGGCAATCGCCTATGGTGTGGGGATGAGATACATGGCGAAGAAGTTGGTTCTATACAACTGA